In a single window of the Oscillatoria salina IIICB1 genome:
- the purC gene encoding phosphoribosylaminoimidazolesuccinocarboxamide synthase: MFQAEKLYEGKAKIVYTTPEPEILLTVYKDDATAFNAQKRGQIKGKGAINCTISAALFEMLEKQGIATHYIDKPAENEMRVRAVKIIPLEVVVRNIAAGSLCKQTGLPLGKVLPQPLVEFYYKKDELGDPLLTRDRLLLLELATPAQLEQLQTTALTINRHLSDFFGSCGIDLVDFKLEFGLDKEQKLLLADEISPDTCRLWDRSETDQKARVLDKDRFRQDLGQIESAYQEVRERVLAQLGMGKD, translated from the coding sequence ATGTTTCAAGCAGAAAAACTCTACGAAGGTAAAGCTAAAATCGTTTATACAACCCCAGAACCAGAAATTCTGCTAACCGTATACAAAGACGACGCAACCGCCTTTAACGCCCAAAAACGAGGGCAAATTAAAGGAAAAGGCGCAATCAACTGCACGATATCAGCAGCATTATTTGAGATGCTAGAAAAACAAGGCATAGCCACACACTACATCGACAAACCAGCAGAAAACGAAATGCGAGTGCGAGCGGTAAAAATTATTCCTTTAGAGGTAGTAGTCAGAAACATTGCGGCGGGTAGTCTGTGCAAGCAAACAGGCTTACCATTAGGCAAAGTGCTACCCCAGCCATTAGTAGAATTTTATTACAAGAAAGACGAACTCGGCGATCCCTTGTTAACACGCGATCGCCTATTATTGTTAGAACTAGCTACGCCAGCCCAACTCGAACAACTGCAAACCACAGCCTTAACCATTAATCGTCACTTAAGCGACTTTTTCGGCAGTTGCGGGATCGATTTAGTAGACTTCAAACTAGAATTTGGTTTAGATAAAGAGCAAAAACTGCTTCTCGCTGACGAAATCAGCCCCGATACCTGTCGTTTGTGGGATCGTAGCGAAACTGACCAAAAAGCACGAGTGCTTGATAAAGACCGCTTTCGTCAGGACTTAGGGCAGATAGAATCAGCATACCAAGAAGTCAGGGAAAGAGTGTTAGCGCAATTAGGGATGGGAAAGGATTAA